The Flavipsychrobacter sp. genome contains the following window.
AGGCGCTGACGACTACAATATTTATAACAGTCTAGGATTTTGTCAACTTTGCTTAAAAAAATATGAAGATGCAAAGAAAAGCCTGACAATTGGACTTGGTAAAAACCCTACTGATTTATTCCTTCTTGGCAACTTGGCCAATTATTATTTATTGACGGATCAATACGATCAAGCGATTAAAATATACTTACCGAATAAAAATAAAAAACTACTTGACAAGCGAAAGTTTAAAGACGCGGTTTCAGATGATCTTAAGGAGTTCGAACGCCTAGGAATTGTCAATAGTAATTTTAATCGATTAAGGCGTGATCTAAAAATAGACTAACATCACTTTTGCCATGACAAAGGAAGATTATTATAAAATCAGTCGAGACCAGAAGTTACCTTTGAGGTGTCCTTGTTTAAATAACTGTGTTAGATATCGTGACACAGCATACTTTATTGGTGTGACTTGCTACAAGCCGAGGGCTCACAGTGTTGAAGAAGCAATGCTAGAAATGGGAATATTGGGACACGACGAGGATATTAGTAAGATGCTAAATGCAGGCGAGCCAGTTACAATGATTGGAGGAAGTCGCTCATTTTGGATTAGTAATGGATGTCCAGAATTCTTTTTACACCCACATCAACACAAGTTAGTTGAAATGAAAGACCTAGCTGTTCATCAATATTCATATGATAAAGAATATAAGACAGAGAAGTGTAGACCCGGAGAATCTCGACATTATACGGAATGTGCTGAATATTCATTATTTACTTCAAAAAAAGTGAGAACCAGTAGTAATCGAAAGAAGGTTTCTCCAAAAGTTAAGGCAATACTGCAAAAAGAAATTAACTCGCAATGCCCTATCTGTTTTGACGACAACGTAGAACACTTTGAGATACATCACATTGATGAGGACAGAACAAATAACGAAGAACGCAATCTATTAATGGTCTGTAGAAATTGTCACTCTAAGTTCACCAAAGGAGATATTTCAATTGACCAAGCGAAAGAAATCAAGACTAATTTAAAAAAAGACACTTTCAACATTCAATGTCTGTCAGTTAATATTGACTCTTCAAGTTGTTCATGGAAGCGATATGATGAGCCTAATGCTTTTTATGATGATAATAATGAAAAAAGCCGCTATCCCATTCTTCAATTCTCAGTTGTAAATAACTCAAAGCAAACTGTTCTTTTAACTGGCATTGAACTAAAGTCAAAAAAACTACCGAGTGGCATATCTGGTATCCCTAAGCCATATGAATTGAAGTCTTTAGCAACTTATAAAATCCTGCTACCTTCTGGACAGGATATAAGTAAGTACTCGTTAGAGAACGAACTAGTCCTATATAAAGAAAGTGCGGCTAAATTTTCGATTGAACCTTATTTGCAAATTTGTGGTAAGAAGTATCCACCGAACGGACGAATGATACTATACTTCACATTTATATTTAACAACAACATCAGAGTTCCCGTTTCTGATATCTTCCTAAATTGTAAAGACGATAATGAATCATTCACTATTGCGATAATCAGCTAAAATGGATTCGATAGAAAAAGGGCGATTAGGAGAGAGTTTTGTAAATCAAATCGCTTTCAGGTCATTTCTGAAATACTGGTGCTATCCCGCACCTTTGGATATCGTAAAAGACAATAAGGAGATATGTGATCTGCTAATAGTCTTTAAAGATGTATGTTTTATTATTTCAGTCAAAAACTATTCCTTCAAAGGAGACTATCAGCAGTATTTTAAAAAAACCACTGATAAAGCTATCCGTCAGATAAAAGGAGCAGAGCGCACTCTATTTCGAAATGATGTGCCTGTACTTTTAAAGCACCCAGATCGTGATGCTGAGGTATTCCAAAGTGAGATAGTTAAAGAAACATATCGAATAGTAATAAATATCAGTACTGATGTTAAGTACTATCAGACTTCTTTTTATTTGAATGAGCAAAGCTATACAGTTATGGATGCCGCGGCTTGGTTTGCAGCTTTAGAAGAGCTTAACTCAGTTCCTGACTTTACAAACTACATATCAAAACGCTGTAAATTATTTGGGAAATACCCCGCGTTTATTATGCCGCGTGAGGAGTATGATATCTCTGATAATGATAAATTAAATATCCAACACGATGTTACAGATTCGATGAAAATCTACAATGGTGTTACTATAATTAGTGGGTCAGAATTGGATCTCATAGCTATTTACTTTGAACAAGGCTATAAATTTTCTGACGATTTGCAAAAAAGTGATGATGTTCAATCGCATGTCCTCAAAATAGATGGTAGATGGGAAGCTTTTCAAAATTCGAAAATCACAGAAATAAAGGAAGATTACGAAAAAGAAAGCTATTTTATTGATGAACTTGTAAGAGAATTTTTGATAGCACAAAAAGATGGACATCACCTTGCCGCAATGTTTTTTCAGCTAGACCGATTAGACAGAGCAGCTTTTGCGAGGACATTTCTTGAGTATCATGGCAATGTAGGTACTGGCACAAAGCTGAATCGTACTCATGTTGTTTTCCCATTCATGCACATGGTTTTCATTTATTTTGAAGATGGTTATCCAACTGAAGAACTACAGAGCTTTTTAGAGATAAGTTTACATCATCATCATTATCTTTTTAATTCTGCATGCAAACAAGTTGGAGCATTAGGAATGTCTAAATCAACTAATGAATTTCTATTTGGATATGCCGAAATAGATGAGCCTTACACAGCAGAGGAAATTGAAAAAATGAAAATACAATTTAGTAAGCTTGGTTGGAAGACTGATCACGTTAATACCGAGGACATAGAGTTTAAAGATGAA
Protein-coding sequences here:
- a CDS encoding HNH endonuclease signature motif containing protein — translated: MTKEDYYKISRDQKLPLRCPCLNNCVRYRDTAYFIGVTCYKPRAHSVEEAMLEMGILGHDEDISKMLNAGEPVTMIGGSRSFWISNGCPEFFLHPHQHKLVEMKDLAVHQYSYDKEYKTEKCRPGESRHYTECAEYSLFTSKKVRTSSNRKKVSPKVKAILQKEINSQCPICFDDNVEHFEIHHIDEDRTNNEERNLLMVCRNCHSKFTKGDISIDQAKEIKTNLKKDTFNIQCLSVNIDSSSCSWKRYDEPNAFYDDNNEKSRYPILQFSVVNNSKQTVLLTGIELKSKKLPSGISGIPKPYELKSLATYKILLPSGQDISKYSLENELVLYKESAAKFSIEPYLQICGKKYPPNGRMILYFTFIFNNNIRVPVSDIFLNCKDDNESFTIAIIS